The sequence AAGCTTTAAAATCAGGAAAGGTAAAAGGAGCTTGCCTTGATGTTTTGGAATATGAAAAGGCTTCATTCGAAAATCTGGAAACAGAAAATGAAGATTTAAAATACCTTTTAAACTCTGAAAAAGCCATTGTGACGCCTCATATTGCTGGCTGGACGCATCAGAGCAAACAAAAATTAGCTCAGGTAATTGTTGATAAAATTTTAGCTTCTTATTCGAATTAAGCAATTCGGATTATGTTAAATAATTCACAATTTACAATGATTTTTCACGATTCATTTTGAGTTTTATTAAATTGCCACTCATTTTTGAAACTCATGAAGAAGCTTACTTTTGTACTTGTTACAACCTTATTTTTATTCCTTTTTTCCTGTAAAAACAAATCCGAAAACCAAGAGTCTGTCTCAGAAAACACCACAAATCTGCCCAATTACGGAAATGTAGATTTGGGGAAAGTATTTTCTCCGGAAGATGCTATTCTTTCAAACAAAGACTTTATTGTTAATTATATCGATCAATATTATAAAAAAGTTTGGGAAGGAAGCGACCTAAGCGGCGGAATTCTGATTGCAAAAGGAAATGATATTCTCTTTGAAAACTACAGAGGTTTTGCGAGAGAAGGTAATCAAATGCCTATTGATAAAAATACTCCTCTGCATGTAGCTTCAGTTTCAAAAACTTTGACTGCAATGGCAATGCTGAAATTGATAGAGGCAGGAAAAATAAAATTATCAGATCATTTAACGCAATATTTTCCCGGATTTCCTTATCCGAACGTGACGGTTCAGACTTTACTAGATCAAAGAAGCGGGCTTCCGAAATACGAATATTTCATCACAAAAATTCAGCCGGCTCCAGCGGAACTTTCAAAAAAATACATTACCAATCAGGATGTTCTGAATATGATCATCAAATACAAACCGGAATTGGCAAGAGACACCGACACTGGTTTTATGTATTGTAATACCAACTTTGCACTTCTTGCATTGTTGATTGAGAAAGTAACGAAAACACCTTTTCCACAAGCAATGCAGGAGATGGTTTTTACCCCTTTGAAAATGACGAACAGTTATATTTTCCAGGAAAAAGACATTCCGACTGCGGCTCAATCATTTTATTACGGAGGAAACAGATTGTATCCTTTGGATCGTTTAGATCTAATTTATGGGGATAAAAATGTTTACACCACGCCAAGAGATCTGTATAGTTTTTCAAAAGCAATGTTTTCAAAAGATTTTTTAAAACCTGAATTGAAAGAGATGATTTTTGCACCTTATAGTAATGAAAAGGCAGGACAAAATAATTACGGCTTAGGATTCAGAATGAAAATTTTTGATAATGGTGAAAAATTGACGTATCACAACGGCTGGTGGCACGGAACTAACTCGGTGTTTGCCCATCTTTTAAAGTCTAAAGTAACCATCGTTGCCATTGGTAATAAATATTCAGGGAAGGTGTATTCTGCTTTGGCACTTTCAGGGTTATTCGAAGATTTTCCACCTCAGAAAGATAAGCTGAATCACATTATGAATGATAATCAGGATACTTTGAAAACCGGAACTGAGGTTTTTGGAGAATAATGTTTATTTTTGCTCAAATATATTCATGAAAAGAATTCTTCTCTTACTGATTGTCAGTTTTCTTGTGCATTCTTGCGCAAGAGTCGGTTCGCCGGTTGGTGGGCCGAAAGATACTTTGGCTCCACAGTTTTTAAGTTCGAATATTGACACGACCAGAGTCAATGTGAGAAGAGATATTAAAGAATTGAGAATAGATTTTAATGAATACATTACGTTGAAAGATGTGAGCAAAAATCTAAATATTTCTCCGCCTATCGAAAATATCACAAGAATTTTGCCTTCAAATATTGCCAATAAATATTTAATCATTCAGTGGTCAGATACGCTTCAGGCAAACACAACGTATAATTTTAATTTCGGAAATTCAATTGCAGATAACAGTGAATCTAATATTTTAAGATATTTTAATTTCGCTTTTTCTACAGGCGAAAAACTCGATGATCTTTACATAAGTGGTGAAGTGAAGGATGCTTTCACCATCAAAAAACAGAACAGCAGCGAAAATAAAATGGTTGTCGGCTTATATCAGTTGAAAGACACTATTGATTATAAAAAGAAACCTTACTATATCACAAAGGTAGATGACGACGGATATTACGAGCTTAATTATCTAGCTCCGGGTAAATTTAAAATCATAGCATTTGACGATGAAAACGGTAATTCTATCTACGATCCGGGGAAAGAAAAAATAGGTTTCCAGAAAGATACTATAAACATAGAAAAGTCGATTTCAGGTTTAAATTTAAAACTATATCCATCTAAAAAGCTATTCAAAAAACCTGAACTGAAAGAAATTCAGGGTGGTATTTTGATGTCATTTGAAGGAAATCCGGGTGAAGTGAAAGTTGTTTCTAAAAACGAAAAACTTCAGGATTATAAAGTAACGCATATTCCAAAATCAGATTCTGTACGAATTTGGTTTGATGCAGTGAAAAGTAATATCGGACAAACGGTTACTGAGAATCTCAAATTTGCTTATGAAGCAGACGAGAGAAAAGATTCTACATCGGTTTTTTATAAGTATAATGCAAAAAATACAATGACAGTCGATAATAATATCGGCGGTTCTATACTTCCTCCCAAAAGCGATTTCAGGTTAGTTTCAAATTATGTAGTAGATAAGATAAGCCCAGAAAAATGGACTTTAAAAGTAGACAGTCTTACCACCCAGAATTTCACAGCTAAAATTTCCGAGTCAAATCCTTACGAGATTTTAGTTCAGTCTGATTTTATTGCCGGGAAAAAATATCAGTTGACAATTCCTAAAACCACCGTTTCTTCTTATTATGAAAAGAATGCTGAGTCTAAAAGATTCGATTTTGAAGCAGATAAAGCTGAAAATTATGGAAGTTTTAATTTTATACTTACCAATGCGCCCACTACAAAATATTGGATTCAGCTGTTAGATACATCAGAAAAGGCAGTTTACCAAAAATACACCAGCGGAAATGCTGTTAAATTTGATATTGTAAAACCGGGCGACTACATCGTAAGAATTTTGGTTGACAATAATGGCAATAAGCGTTGGGATGAAGCCGATTTTGTAAATCAAGTTTTTGCAGAAGATTCATATCTCTATTATAAAATGGTTGTAGCAAGGCCTTTGTGGGAGTCTAAAGAAGAGTGGGATCTCAATGATAAAAGAACTTTTGAAGGCATAAAAGAAGCTCCTAAAAAGAATAATGAAGATACGGAACAACTGCAGCCAAGTTTTAATAATAACAATGGTACTTTAAATAATCCTACACAGTCAGGTACAAGAACTAGAACGCCACAACTTACGAGATAATGGAAACATTCAAAAAATAGTGTTCTGGAGTCTGGTGGCTTTTGCGCTGATTCAGTTTATACCCACCGATAAGATCAATCAGCCTGTAAATAGTACTGTCAACTTTATCGAAGTTAAAAAATCACCTTCAAAAGTTGTCGGATTACTGAAAAACGCTTGTTATGATTGTCATTCTAACGAAACAGTTTACCCTAAATATGCTTACATAGCACCTTTCTCGTGGTCAGTGAAAGATCATGTGAATGAAGGAAGAGAACATCTCAATTTTTCAGTCTGGAATACTTACAACAAAGATTTGAAAGAAAATATGCTTAAAAATGCTGTACAGACTCTTCAGAATAAATCAATGCCAATGCCCGCATATATTGTCTATCACGACGAAGCTAATTTATCTGAAGCAGAAAGAACTGTTTTGATCAATTATTTCGAGGAAATTTTGAAGTCTAAATCTTATTAGACCAAAAACAAAAATCCCACACATTTTAAAAGGTTACCAAAATTTTGGTTGTTTTAAAATGTGTGGGAAATATTTTTAAGCTTAAAAATTCTTTAAGTATTCTTCAAAAAATATTTTCTGAGAATCAAAAGCAATATCATCAAGATTAATTTCCGAAACAGGAATCCATTGAGTTTCTGAAATTTCAGAGAGTTCTAAATTAACTTCAAATTTTTCTGAAACATTGTATTCATAAAACAAATCAATGGTGTTGTAATCAATTTCTTTATACTGATAAACATTTGGAAGGCTTGTTAGATATTTTAGATTTGTAATGTCAATTTCTAACTGAAGTTCTTCAAAAAGTTCTCTTTTGCAAGTGTTTTCTGCGCTTTCTTTTGGATCTACAAAACCACCTGCGAGGTCAAGTTTTCCCTTTTTAGGTTCCTGATTACGTCGGGTAAGATAAATTTCGTCGCCACATCTTATTACGACGGCAACAGCTCCTGCAACGTTATTGTATAAATTGAAATTGCAATTGGGACAGCTCCATTTTTTTTCGCGGTCCCAATTCAATGATTCTTTGCCACAGTTTGGGCAAAATTTCAATATTTTCATTCAGTAAGTTTAGCCTTATTTCGCGGATGAAAGTTTAAGATAACATCACGAAGTTCTTCAGTTTTCAGATGCGTATAAACTGCAGTTGTTGTAATACTCGAATGACCTAGCATTTCCTGTATGTAGCGCAAGTCTACGCCGTTTTGCAGTAAATGTGTAGCAAATGAATGTCTGAAAGTATGCGGTGATATTTTCTTGCTTATTCCAGCTTTGTCAGTAAGTTCTTTAATGATAATAAATACAATCACACGAGACATAGAAGTTCCTCTGCTATTTAAAAACAAAGTGTCTTCATGTTTCTTGTTAATCTTAATGGCAGAACGTACCTCACTAATATAGTTTTGTAGTAAGTCTGCGGTGTAACTTGCTAGAGGAACAAAACGCGTTTTGTTACCTTTACCTACAACTTTAATGTAATTTTCTTTAAAATTGATATTGGATATTTTAAGATCGATCAATTCAGAAACACGAATTCCGCAGCCGTACAAAACTTCGATGATGCAATGATTTCTTTTTCCAAGATCAGTGTGAATTTCAATAGCATCAATAATTTTGTTGATATCTGAAAGACTCAATGTATCAGGTAAATATAAACCTAATTTTGGGCCTTCCAGCAATGCTGAAGGGTTGTCTTCACGAATTTCGTCTTCCAAAAGAAATCTGAAAAATGCTTTGATGGAAGAGATCCATCTTGCCTGTGATCTTTCACTGAATTTCTGTTTAGAAAGTGTGAAAATGTACTCCTGAAGATTTTCATACGCAATCACGTCAGGACCAACATTTTGAAGGTCTTCTTCTGCGTAATCTTTAAGTTTTTTGATGTCGCGAACGTAAGCGTCTAGTGTGTTTTCTGAAAAGTTTCTTTCAAATCTTAGAAAAATTTCGAAATCTTTAATTTTTTCATCCCAAGTCATTGTGTTGTGTTTTTTTTTTAAGTTTTTAATTCATTTTCGGAAACTTGTATTATTTCAATACCATGGCTTTGTAAAAATGATATTCCTTCGTTATCTGAATACGCATTAATATATACGAGTTTTTCTATGCCAGCCTGTAGTATCAGTTTGCTGCAATCTTTGCATGGGGATAGCGTGAGGTATAAAGTTGCTCCCTTGGCTGATTGGTTAGAACCGGCTAGTTTTAAAATCGCATTTGCTTCTGCGTGCAGCACGTACCAGTGTGTTTTACCGTTTTCGTCTTCACAGCAGTTCTCAGATCCAGAAGGGGTACCATTGTAACCATCTGAAATAATCATCCTATCTTTTACGATAAGAGCTCCTACTTGTTTCCTTTCACAGTAGGAAAGTTTTGCCCATTCAAGAGCCATTTTTAGATAAGCTTTGTCAAACTTATTATACATCTGCATCGGTTTTTTCGAAATAATTTGTGATAAAGTATATTAGAAGTTTGGCTTTCTTTTTTCAAGGAAAGCAGAAACTCCTTCTTTTTTGTCTTCTAGTTCAAAAAGTTCTCCGAAATATTTAATTTCAGTTTCAAAACCTTTATCCGTGTCAGACAGATTGGTGGCTTGTATTGCTCTAGAAATTGCCATTGGAGAATTATTCGCAATTGTTTTTGCTAATTCTTTTGTCTTGGTCAACAATTCTTCGATAGGGAAGACTTCGTTTACAAGTCCAATTTCTTTTGCTTTTTGCGCAGGAATCATTTTAGCTGAGAAAATCATCTCGTTGGCTATCCCTTTTCCTACTAGTTTGGGAAGTCTCTGTGTACCTCCGTATCCAGGAATCAACCCTAAAGTTACTTCAGGAAGACCCAATTTTGCATTTTCAGATGCATATCTAATGTGGCAAGACATCGCTAGTTCTAAACCTCCGCCCAAAGCGAAT comes from Chryseobacterium sp. 3008163 and encodes:
- a CDS encoding serine hydrolase domain-containing protein, which gives rise to MKKLTFVLVTTLFLFLFSCKNKSENQESVSENTTNLPNYGNVDLGKVFSPEDAILSNKDFIVNYIDQYYKKVWEGSDLSGGILIAKGNDILFENYRGFAREGNQMPIDKNTPLHVASVSKTLTAMAMLKLIEAGKIKLSDHLTQYFPGFPYPNVTVQTLLDQRSGLPKYEYFITKIQPAPAELSKKYITNQDVLNMIIKYKPELARDTDTGFMYCNTNFALLALLIEKVTKTPFPQAMQEMVFTPLKMTNSYIFQEKDIPTAAQSFYYGGNRLYPLDRLDLIYGDKNVYTTPRDLYSFSKAMFSKDFLKPELKEMIFAPYSNEKAGQNNYGLGFRMKIFDNGEKLTYHNGWWHGTNSVFAHLLKSKVTIVAIGNKYSGKVYSALALSGLFEDFPPQKDKLNHIMNDNQDTLKTGTEVFGE
- a CDS encoding Ig-like domain-containing protein — protein: MKRILLLLIVSFLVHSCARVGSPVGGPKDTLAPQFLSSNIDTTRVNVRRDIKELRIDFNEYITLKDVSKNLNISPPIENITRILPSNIANKYLIIQWSDTLQANTTYNFNFGNSIADNSESNILRYFNFAFSTGEKLDDLYISGEVKDAFTIKKQNSSENKMVVGLYQLKDTIDYKKKPYYITKVDDDGYYELNYLAPGKFKIIAFDDENGNSIYDPGKEKIGFQKDTINIEKSISGLNLKLYPSKKLFKKPELKEIQGGILMSFEGNPGEVKVVSKNEKLQDYKVTHIPKSDSVRIWFDAVKSNIGQTVTENLKFAYEADERKDSTSVFYKYNAKNTMTVDNNIGGSILPPKSDFRLVSNYVVDKISPEKWTLKVDSLTTQNFTAKISESNPYEILVQSDFIAGKKYQLTIPKTTVSSYYEKNAESKRFDFEADKAENYGSFNFILTNAPTTKYWIQLLDTSEKAVYQKYTSGNAVKFDIVKPGDYIVRILVDNNGNKRWDEADFVNQVFAEDSYLYYKMVVARPLWESKEEWDLNDKRTFEGIKEAPKKNNEDTEQLQPSFNNNNGTLNNPTQSGTRTRTPQLTR
- a CDS encoding heme-binding domain-containing protein produces the protein MFWSLVAFALIQFIPTDKINQPVNSTVNFIEVKKSPSKVVGLLKNACYDCHSNETVYPKYAYIAPFSWSVKDHVNEGREHLNFSVWNTYNKDLKENMLKNAVQTLQNKSMPMPAYIVYHDEANLSEAERTVLINYFEEILKSKSY
- a CDS encoding NUDIX hydrolase, whose amino-acid sequence is MKILKFCPNCGKESLNWDREKKWSCPNCNFNLYNNVAGAVAVVIRCGDEIYLTRRNQEPKKGKLDLAGGFVDPKESAENTCKRELFEELQLEIDITNLKYLTSLPNVYQYKEIDYNTIDLFYEYNVSEKFEVNLELSEISETQWIPVSEINLDDIAFDSQKIFFEEYLKNF
- the xerD gene encoding site-specific tyrosine recombinase XerD, producing the protein MTWDEKIKDFEIFLRFERNFSENTLDAYVRDIKKLKDYAEEDLQNVGPDVIAYENLQEYIFTLSKQKFSERSQARWISSIKAFFRFLLEDEIREDNPSALLEGPKLGLYLPDTLSLSDINKIIDAIEIHTDLGKRNHCIIEVLYGCGIRVSELIDLKISNINFKENYIKVVGKGNKTRFVPLASYTADLLQNYISEVRSAIKINKKHEDTLFLNSRGTSMSRVIVFIIIKELTDKAGISKKISPHTFRHSFATHLLQNGVDLRYIQEMLGHSSITTTAVYTHLKTEELRDVILNFHPRNKAKLTE
- a CDS encoding deoxycytidylate deaminase, with translation MQMYNKFDKAYLKMALEWAKLSYCERKQVGALIVKDRMIISDGYNGTPSGSENCCEDENGKTHWYVLHAEANAILKLAGSNQSAKGATLYLTLSPCKDCSKLILQAGIEKLVYINAYSDNEGISFLQSHGIEIIQVSENELKT
- a CDS encoding enoyl-CoA hydratase-related protein — its product is MSYENIILSREDKTAIITINRPESLNALNAKTIKEISSALDELASDHEVRVIILTGSGEKSFVAGADIKEFSDFNQEKAEELARNGQNILFNKIENLSKPVIAAVNGFALGGGLELAMSCHIRYASENAKLGLPEVTLGLIPGYGGTQRLPKLVGKGIANEMIFSAKMIPAQKAKEIGLVNEVFPIEELLTKTKELAKTIANNSPMAISRAIQATNLSDTDKGFETEIKYFGELFELEDKKEGVSAFLEKRKPNF